A single region of the Pontibacter kalidii genome encodes:
- a CDS encoding ATP-grasp domain-containing protein, which produces MNTPQIALITYKDAGKYTGVSEEENARLHGFLTQKGLQVTPEIWDDPAVDWSRYDLVLLKSPWDYFDKIEVFYAWLRKLEELQVRVLNPIHIVRWNTDKRYLVELQEKGEKVVPTVWLERGSRLNVAAAFGQLQSEKIIVKPAVSGGAKNTFALTREEAEAQATSINALLQEESFLAQPFIPEIQTKGEWSFLFFNGTHSHTVLKTAKAGDFRVQHFFGGTIHTPEPPAQLLEAAHNLVDKYAQGCLYARVDGVEQDGELVLMELELIEPFLFMATSEGAIERYYEALVEQLQQQAQV; this is translated from the coding sequence ATGAACACACCGCAAATAGCACTCATCACTTATAAAGATGCCGGAAAATATACAGGGGTTTCGGAGGAGGAGAATGCCCGCCTGCACGGGTTCCTGACGCAGAAAGGGCTGCAGGTTACGCCAGAAATTTGGGACGACCCGGCCGTGGACTGGAGCCGGTATGACCTGGTGCTGCTGAAGTCGCCGTGGGATTACTTCGACAAGATCGAGGTGTTTTATGCCTGGCTAAGGAAGCTGGAGGAGCTGCAGGTGCGGGTGCTAAACCCGATCCATATCGTGCGCTGGAACACCGACAAACGCTACCTGGTGGAGCTGCAGGAGAAAGGCGAGAAGGTAGTGCCGACGGTATGGCTGGAGCGGGGCTCCCGGTTGAACGTGGCAGCGGCCTTTGGGCAGCTACAGTCAGAGAAGATCATCGTGAAACCGGCCGTGAGCGGGGGCGCCAAAAACACCTTTGCCCTCACCCGGGAGGAGGCCGAGGCCCAGGCTACAAGTATAAACGCGCTGCTGCAGGAGGAGAGCTTTCTGGCGCAGCCCTTCATCCCCGAGATCCAGACCAAAGGCGAGTGGTCGTTCCTTTTCTTTAACGGCACGCACAGCCACACGGTGCTCAAAACCGCCAAGGCCGGCGACTTCAGGGTGCAGCATTTCTTTGGAGGAACCATACACACCCCGGAGCCGCCGGCACAGCTGCTGGAGGCTGCCCACAACCTGGTGGATAAGTATGCCCAGGGCTGCCTCTACGCCCGCGTGGACGGCGTGGAGCAGGACGGTGAACTGGTGCTGATGGAGCTGGAGCTGATAGAACCTTTCCTGTTCATGGCCACCAGCGAGGGCGCCATTGAGCGGTACTACGAGGCCCTGGTAGAGCAGCTGCAGCAGCAAGCCCAAGTATAA
- the dtd gene encoding D-aminoacyl-tRNA deacylase, whose product MRIVIQRVTQAAVEIEGSTKGKIGPGLLLLAGFTADDTEEDLKWMAGKVAALRIFSDAEGKMNLSIKDVDGEALVISQFTLYASTKKGNRPSYTNAAPPAVSIPLYERFVNLLEEALGKPVQTGEFGADMKVSLLNDGPVTIVMDTKQKDLF is encoded by the coding sequence ATGCGAATTGTGATTCAGCGGGTGACGCAGGCTGCTGTGGAAATAGAGGGCAGCACCAAAGGGAAAATCGGGCCAGGATTGCTGCTACTGGCCGGTTTCACCGCCGACGACACTGAGGAAGACCTGAAATGGATGGCGGGCAAAGTGGCCGCCCTGCGTATCTTCTCCGACGCCGAGGGCAAGATGAATTTAAGTATAAAGGATGTGGATGGCGAGGCGCTCGTGATCAGCCAGTTCACCCTTTACGCCAGCACCAAGAAAGGCAACCGCCCCTCCTACACCAACGCCGCCCCACCGGCTGTTTCCATACCTTTGTATGAGCGATTTGTGAACCTGCTGGAGGAGGCGCTGGGCAAGCCGGTGCAGACCGGGGAGTTCGGCGCCGACATGAAGGTATCGCTGCTGAACGACGGCCCCGTAACGATTGTGATGGACACCAAACAGAAAGACCTTTTTTAA
- a CDS encoding universal stress protein: protein MFRILIPVDFTDGSTNACRFALHMGAALPQAEILLLHCFSDYLLQPQLDDPLNDAGRSPLSPGSEIITDRVLHRNQMDEQEKLENLYKELQAEAHTIGQHIHLKHAFINGLPEDVIPDEISRFKPDLLLMGTKGEDNVARSLFGTITTKMVEDAKVPLLTVPEPYRQHSLSRVLYATDFDKTDAEALTALMHLLKPFNSEILCAHIGTEDSERDDSHRMEQLQARLYAALPDHNLQFVILPSDDDVADALQEFVAREQIGLVAINNHQRSLFSSIFKPSLSKKLVLEAQVPLLVFHSSEKV, encoded by the coding sequence ATGTTTAGAATACTTATACCCGTTGACTTCACAGATGGCTCCACGAACGCCTGCCGCTTCGCCCTGCACATGGGCGCCGCCCTGCCGCAGGCAGAGATACTGCTGCTGCACTGCTTCAGCGATTACCTGCTGCAGCCCCAGCTCGACGACCCGCTGAACGACGCCGGCCGTAGCCCCCTGAGTCCGGGCTCCGAAATCATAACGGACCGCGTGCTGCACCGCAACCAGATGGATGAGCAGGAGAAGCTGGAGAACCTCTACAAGGAGCTGCAGGCTGAAGCCCACACGATTGGGCAGCACATCCACCTGAAGCACGCCTTTATAAACGGCCTGCCGGAGGATGTGATACCGGATGAGATAAGCCGCTTTAAGCCAGACCTGCTGCTGATGGGCACCAAAGGCGAGGACAATGTTGCCCGCTCGCTTTTCGGCACCATCACCACCAAGATGGTGGAGGACGCGAAGGTGCCGCTGTTGACGGTGCCGGAACCGTACAGGCAGCACAGCCTGAGCCGCGTGCTCTACGCCACCGATTTCGACAAGACGGACGCAGAGGCGCTGACGGCGCTGATGCACCTGCTCAAGCCATTTAACTCCGAAATCCTCTGTGCCCACATCGGCACAGAGGACTCTGAGCGGGACGACAGCCACAGGATGGAGCAGCTGCAGGCACGGCTGTATGCCGCCCTACCCGATCATAACCTGCAGTTTGTCATACTCCCGAGCGATGACGACGTGGCCGACGCGCTGCAGGAGTTTGTGGCGCGGGAGCAGATTGGCCTGGTAGCCATCAACAACCACCAGCGCTCCCTGTTCAGCAGCATCTTCAAGCCGAGCCTCAGCAAAAAGCTGGTGCTGGAGGCGCAGGTGCCCTTGCTGGTCTTCCACAGTTCTGAGAAAGTATAG